tgacatgtacctggccagacttgtccctactggaacccagggaagccacccacactgctagatatacacagaaatgcagaataatcctcccctcatacaaataatacggacagcccacacacaaacatacacacaatccgcacaaacgaaacaccactaacaatccacatacatgcacacaaccccacatgcaataccccaaacagcccccacacactaccaaacgcaCACTttcacatatccatccacacacacacaataccacaagcagcacccatacacagcttacattcatatgtatcatacacaataccataaactactcatgaacataaacaatataatagctcatatacgcagggccttctttaacgcggggcaaactgggcagctgcaccgtgagccctgctggcctcaactatttctaaccctctggctggtaatctgcacactaaggaggcccaccgggtggcccatgcacaaaggtcagcagggacccggcacacgctgaggtgctttaacagcgcgagcgggccccttgcttttcggcagcaggctgggaggaagtgacggccacgcatcacttcctcccacaaagagaggagcgcgcaggaaagaagagtaggcagattggaggggggctggccacgagctctagaccccaactcccaacgccttcagccaccaacaggaaaggtaggaaactggagggtgagttttaaagcgtatgtctgtgtcagtatgtctgtcagtgtgtgtgtgtgtcatatctgtgtgtgtcagtatgtttgtgtgtcagcatgtgtatgtgtcagtatgtctgtgtgtgtgtcagtatatctgtgtgtgtgtcaatatgtttgtatgtcagcatgtctatttatgtgtcaatatatctgtgtcagtatatctgtgtgtgtgtgtcagtatgtttgtatgacagcatgtctgtgtgtatgtcagtatgtctctgtgtgtgtgtgtgcttgcaatcacgccaacaccacatacaaacatattccacaaaaacacacaaaaactgcttagtgctaaatacagacctgcaaacatgagtaaatggtagagccccagctgtcaatgcatttctggagttgcacgacagatggggatctaccttttaatcacccgtgcaacagggagaccgccaagaattcttgcatctctctactttaggtccaccactgtgttgaggtgtaggacgtgattgcatgcctgggaagggggggacaaggtccagggggccctaagcaaatgctttgcccagggtccagtaattattaaagacagccctgcatatatacgcacaaatacaatgatacaaagcaattacagtacaaacacaagcagaatacggcagcacacccacctcgatttataaaaaaaaataggaccggcacgctacaggacatcacaatcctatatcggcacagtgctgctaaaaggttgcctacccctggtctagtgtGTGGTATATAGGTTTTACTGGAGTGTACACTTCTTTGCATGTTTTACTCGTGATAAGGAGGGTTTAGGTCCCCAAGGAAGCGATTGAAGGATGTGTAACCCCCATTGCCTTTCTTTATCCCCTATCCCTTTCTGTACCccacaaaaaaatgcaataacaATTGTcaagttgaagaaaaaaaaatctgaagcaGTCAACAGAGTTTTGCTTTTCATATTGGTCTGTTTGCCCTGAACGAAGTCACTACAATTTGCCCCCTGCAAAGTAGTCCACCTTGTATTTCGGAGAATGTTTATATATacgttattttcttttaatttttttaacaaagCATTAACTAAAATTCATGCTAATATGATATAcaagtttatttttaaagattAATGTTTATCTTAATCTGACCTAAATCTTCTTTCTGCATTGCACCACATGCATTAACATCTAATGTACCCACTCTAGTGGGAAAAATCTGATCTGCTTGAATAAACAAACATGCTGGTATTTTTTAAACTTATAATAGGTCCCGGTGGTAAAGCTGCTGAAAAGCTTCAAAATGAATGTTCCACTACTATCCTAAAGTTGTTGCAGGTCATTGCCAGATAGACTAATTATAAATCTAATATTACTTCACAGATATGAATATAATTTTTCTTCTAAATTAATGGTtttcttactttattttttataggTGATGGTTGTAGAAGCTAAATGACGCCATATACACAGAGAAATGGAGGTGTGATTTATGGCAGCGTGCTAGGACTAATCCAGCGGAAGAGTCCAAAACAAACAGGGTTCGATTATTTGCCATAATGAAGAAAATAAGTCTAAAGACTTTTCGCAAGTCTTTTAACTTGAATAAAAGCAAAGAAGAAAATGACTTTGTAATGGTACCACAGCCATCAATGACAAATAATTTTGTGAAAGATGACTCCTTGTTTGGCAGCTGCTATGGCAAAGAGTTGACAGGATGTGAAATAAACAATGAGGATGAAAAGGGGGGCAAAAATAGACCGAAAAGTGAAAGCTTAATGGGCACTTTAAAAAGACGCCTATCTGCTaagcaaaaacaaaaaggaaagggCGGTACATCCAATAATTCTGCTGAAGATGatactttttcttcttcttctgcaCCTATAACACTTAAAGATGTAAGAGCTCAAAGGCCTTTAAGATCAACATCCCTCCGTACCCACCACTACAGTCCAACTCCATGGCCCCTGCGACCAACCAATTCTGAAGATACTTGCATAAAAATGGAAGTGAAAGTGAAAGCATTGGTACACTCCTCCAGTCCAAGCCCAGCACTGAATGGAGTTAGAAAGGACTTTCATGAGCTGCAATCTGACAATGTATTTCAGGAACAAAGCAATGCATTGAAAAGTACAGAATCTCAAAATGGAGATTTACATCTACATATTAATGAACATGTGCCTGTAGTTATAGGACTTATGCCTCAGGACTATATTCAGTATACTGTGCCTTTAGATGAGGGAATGTATCCTTTGGAAGGATCTCGTACTTTCTGTTTGGACAGCTCTTCCCCAATGGAAGTTTCTGCTACATCTTCTCAAATTGGAAGTAATAGTTTTCTTGAAGAAGAAAGTCAGGTGGCCCAGGATGTAGTAGTGGCACCGGACATCTTTGTGGACCAAGGTGTTAATGGTCTGTCACATAGCACCAGTGGAGTTCTTTTTCAGAACTCTAGGGTTAATCACAATGAAGTCCCTCCACTTTCACCATTACTACCTCCAGCCCAGAATAATCAAATCCAAAGGACCTTTGCAGGACTTAATAGCACAGATGTACACATGGCAGAAAACATGCGTTGCCATTTGAATTTTGATCCCAGTACCGCTCCTGGTGTAAGCAGAGTTTATGATTCAGTGCAAAGCAGTGGACACATGGTAGTCACAAGCCTCACAGAAGAACTTAAAAAACTTGCCAAACAAGGCTGGTACTGGGGACCCATAACACGCTGGGAGGCAGAAGAAAAACTGGCTAATGTGCCAGATGGCTCTTTTCTGGTTCGAGACAGTTCTGATGACCGTTATCTGTTGAGCCTAAGTTTTCGCTCTCACAGCAAAACTCTTCACACTAGAATAGAACACTCTAATGGTAGGTTTAGCTTTTATGAACAGCCGGATGTGGAAGGGCATACCTCTATAGTGGACTTAATTGAACATTCCATAAGGGACTCTGAAAATGGAGCATTTTGCTATTCTAGATCCCGGGTTCCAGGATCTGCAACATACCCTGTTAGACTGACAAATCCGGTGTCAAGGTTTATGCAAGTGAGATCCTTGCAGTACTTGTGCCGTTTTGTAATCCGTCAGTACACAAGAATAGACCTGATTCAGAAACTGCCTTTGCCAAATAAAATGAAGGATTATTTACAGGAAAAGCACTACTGAACTTGAGGAAATTTTGCAACTTGCACTTTTGGGAACTAGAAAAAATTAATTGAAATACCGTTTACAAACTTTTCATCACTCTCAGAATATTTTGCTGCCATACCAATATATTTTGTTTAGATAAATGAGTGCAATGCATTattcttttcatttttgttttaaaagtaaaCTGTCCATTTTTTTTGATGTGTGAAATCACCATCATCTTTTTTAcagcattgaaaaaaaataataatcacaatGTGAAATATTAGATTTTCCTATTTTTTCATGTTCTTAGCTGCTATCCACTGTGACTATTATGCATTTAAAAGCACATATTTCATGTGTTCTTAACCACCGCTGACATTAAATTAAACCTATAGATTGGATCTTTTACCTGTTctcttatgttttgtttttacaatacaaTATTAGACTTCTATTTTTATACAAAGTTTAGATATAACATGTTTTATGGTTTAGCATATCGATTTGAAAAGCTAATCCATGCTCCTTGTAAATTCTGTTAAGAAAGGAGGGCAAACCATTAAAGGAATCTCTTTATTAAGGCAGATGTGTTTGAAATGAAGTGGTTGATTGCCAAGAATAATCCAGACCCCATATAATATTCATATTATATGTGGTTTATTGTAAGCACATCTCACAGCACGTGTGCGTATAAATTGTATTGAAAAATACATTACTATTCCGTGGAGCACTATTACAGCTGAATACGAACAGGATCCTAGGTTGTAATTGTAATAAAACTAGAAAGAAGGCGGGAAGGAAAGCAACAAAAAATTGTGACGCTcaagttaatgtttttttttgtacaagaaaacaaaaatgtaattgagATTAAAATAtgtctttgtatttttttgccagaaaactgaatgacattcttttcctaaatatttaattttaatttttaatagttAAATTTCAGTTTGTAGAAAAAGTGTTATAAAGTTGCTTGTTTTAAGAAGATGATCAATCCTATATTGATACTGAGCTTGCACATCAAGGTTGCCATGGTGAAAGAAAAATTAGATTAATTCTTTTGACCTGCACACTTGTATAATTATTCCCCATCCCCTTGCTGCTCGCCACTGTCGGTGAGAAAGGAGATGAGTTGGATTTCTGAAGTATCGTTTGTAATGCTATAAGAAAAACAGACTCTCTCTGCGTGATGCAGCAGCAGAGAAAGCTTTCCTCACTCCCTAGCACTTGTATGAGATATCCTGTCTGACAAAAAATGGTAGAAGTGATACAGCACCACAGTCTTATAGCAATTTGGCTCAATGCAACGGTAAGACATGTAAGCGGATTGGGAAAGACTTTATTTGCTACGGCATGGTGCAGAGGCAGCCCACTCCTTGCCAGGGGCAGCTTCTGACTACATCCTCTCCCTTCTCAACACTGATAAAAGCAAACCATAAACAGTCATCTCCATTACACTACCGCCTACATGGAATGGTGTTTCAACAGCGTTGGATTTAATCCCTATCGTACAATAGGACTGTGTATGCTTCTATTTGGCACATAAATCTTACACTTTCATGGGACTGAGAATTTGGGATTTCGGTTtacacagttatttactaaagtgaatttcaaatgtaagaccaGGGTAGCCAAAAGGAAAGCATAGCTcacttggagattttttccagttcatctattttgacctttaatttgtatttcactttaaattcttattttagttaataaccctgaaaATATTAATTCTCACCCATAAACCCACTCCGGTACACATGAATAAGTTCTAAAAGCTAAGAGTCCTCATGTAAATGCTTGACTCAATGGTACATGTTATTGACaaaatattaaatggacactttcCCCCCCTAAATATCCAGTGGCATTAAAGGACCaccctaggcacccagaccacttcagcttaatgaggtggtctgggtgccaggtccctctaggattaaccctttttttttttataaacatagcagtttcagagaaactatgtttatactgagggttaatccagcatccagcatgcgcattcagtcgatgacgtcgcaaggaagaaggagaggaggaggaaagctccccgcccggcgctggagaaagaggtaagtttaaccccttcctccccccagagcccggcgggaatgggtccctgagggtgggggcaccctcaaggcactctagtgccaggaaaacgagtgttttcctggcactagagtggtcctttaaacatcagCAGCAAAATGTCAGTAGTTAAAAACCTGCTCAGCACAAAATCATGAACTTAAAATGATTTTCCCCTTCTTGTATGTATTGTTTTGTTATTTGACATAGAGAGCAGCAGAGTTGGAGGGGTGAATAATTAAACTAGCCTGTGTCTTTATAGGAATGTTTGTATAggtgaatgtctgtatgtgtctttgtataatATATGTGAATGTGAGTGCCTATGAATGTATATACTTGATGTAGCTCAACTGCAATATTGCAGTCATCTCCAGATCTCCACAGATCTGCCACGGGTGGTCTTTGTATGTAATTACTTCCAGAAGTACATCATGGCCTAAAGGAATTGTAGGAAGAAAATTGTCATTGTGCTACAATTTGGCATTTAAACTAAGCTTTAAGAAGTCTATGAATAGCCTTTATTTCTGTGGGTTGTGCTCCACAATTCAAAGCTGTTTTCAAACCATTGACATTAAAGCCAACATCAaggttattttcctttttaaaatatgGCCGCAATAATTTTTGCTACCCACTCcggtacacacacattgacattaGTTTGTAAAAGATTTCATTGTTGTTTCCTTGATCCTAGAAGATCTGCTGTGTCTTTCGCTAGATCAAGGTCTCAAATTAGGTCACTAAGTTCTTGTTGAGTAATTTTGTGTGGCTCACTCAGCGACTGAGTGGCACAAAATCAGGATCGTGTGACAGGTCAGTTATATTTCTTTCACACTGTCCCCGTCTTCATTTGCCTGCAAACTCTACTCTTCTGTAGGTACAGGTAGATCATCCCAATGTGGCACTGATTGGATAACTGATGGGTTGTTGGAAAACTCCCGACAGCCCATCagctatgtatttattttttacatgccAGGAGGTACCATGCAGAAATAGCAGGCATGTATATGATTTATGGGCTCTCTCCAAAAGGCATTGGAAATCCTTTTTTAGTTAACCTTCTACATAGATTACAGAACATGTATTGCAGCAAATATGAGGTGCACAGTGTTTGTGGGCTGCCTTCACGGGTAGAGGAATCAGCTTTTCTGGGTGGAAAGTATCACAAACCAAAAACACAAATTGTCAGTAATGTTAAAACATTTATGTGAAATCCTGGCTTGAGTGAGCATAACCACAAAAGTAAAAACATTCAAAAGAACAACAATGTAACCTTCACTTCATGCAAACTATACACAGACAATAAAGAAACAAGGCTTACAGTGAATCATCATTCCTGTACTCTATACTCATACCTTACATCATCATAAATGGGTTATGTCTCAGGGCTGAGAGCTAATTGATAGTTTTAAATGTCATATTCTTGTTTTCGTGTGCTGAAATCAATTAGAAGCAAGTATTTTCAACTCGAAAcattttcacttttaaacagtGTTTTAGATTGGCTTGTTTGTTGAACAACCTCAAAACGAGATAGGAAAAAGCCTCGCTGATTACTAAATTATTTAAAGGCACGTAGAGTTTTTCACTAATGCgagaactgtcaggaattcaaagtgaattcaaaaagtATTTCAAATGTATGGCCAAAATATTCAAACTGAACGCATAgctaacttggagaatttttcctgtTCAATACAAATGTGAACTGTAAAATTCACTCTGGCTACTCACTTTCGTGAAGTACGCTAAAAGTGAGTGATTATGAAAGATGGCATATTTGCTAGTGTGTAGATGGGTCATTGCGTAAGGTTAAAATGGAAAAGACGGCTCCTTCAGTCCCATCATACAAAGCCAGCCCACTAATTCTGCAGCATCATACAATAGACGGACTAGCAAACAAGTAGCTGCAACAAGGTTAGTTGGATTACCGTAAAAGAGAATCGTGAAAAACCTGCTCATATAGCTTACAATATagcagttatttactaaagtgataatatAAAGTCAATTTCCTATTTAGAGACATGCAATAagcacaaaaaaacaactttcgCTTAGTAGAGCTGTCCTGGCATATAGTTCATGCcactgctgtctcactgctcaattctctgccgtttaggagttaaatcactttgttcatacaCCTTAACACCTTCCGGCATGTGATTtgaacagccttcctaaacacttctctGAAAGAGAGATGTaaagtttaaacttcctttatattTCCTTTATATTTCCTAAAATTCTTTTTAACTTGGAATTTCTTATATTGTGCTCTGTTTAAAAAAAGATTCCTGTGTGTGGGATTAAAGTTTAATTCACAGGGCAAAAGATACCAATGTCTAAAAGAAGTTATCAtcggattgaa
The nucleotide sequence above comes from Pelobates fuscus isolate aPelFus1 chromosome 4, aPelFus1.pri, whole genome shotgun sequence. Encoded proteins:
- the SOCS6 gene encoding suppressor of cytokine signaling 6: MKKISLKTFRKSFNLNKSKEENDFVMVPQPSMTNNFVKDDSLFGSCYGKELTGCEINNEDEKGGKNRPKSESLMGTLKRRLSAKQKQKGKGGTSNNSAEDDTFSSSSAPITLKDVRAQRPLRSTSLRTHHYSPTPWPLRPTNSEDTCIKMEVKVKALVHSSSPSPALNGVRKDFHELQSDNVFQEQSNALKSTESQNGDLHLHINEHVPVVIGLMPQDYIQYTVPLDEGMYPLEGSRTFCLDSSSPMEVSATSSQIGSNSFLEEESQVAQDVVVAPDIFVDQGVNGLSHSTSGVLFQNSRVNHNEVPPLSPLLPPAQNNQIQRTFAGLNSTDVHMAENMRCHLNFDPSTAPGVSRVYDSVQSSGHMVVTSLTEELKKLAKQGWYWGPITRWEAEEKLANVPDGSFLVRDSSDDRYLLSLSFRSHSKTLHTRIEHSNGRFSFYEQPDVEGHTSIVDLIEHSIRDSENGAFCYSRSRVPGSATYPVRLTNPVSRFMQVRSLQYLCRFVIRQYTRIDLIQKLPLPNKMKDYLQEKHY